A genomic region of Bactrocera dorsalis isolate Fly_Bdor chromosome 3, ASM2337382v1, whole genome shotgun sequence contains the following coding sequences:
- the LOC105233830 gene encoding serine protease inhibitor 27A, giving the protein MIRHSFIVFLCGIALAQATALNGIVAPTQAPNALPTIPSGIFLPDAQLQASAPVGDYDFDDYVPYRSDTLDLFSWSLLKQVLSEEPGNVIISPFSVKLSLALLAEAAGNGSQTQRELYSTLTDIRQPDNLRGFYRKTLNVLKKENPYFTLNLESKLFTDVEVEPQQRYAAILHSYYQTDIERLDFTKGSESAYVINSWCNNVTHGRLTQLVNEGNVQNNILLMANVLYFNGLWRTPFNNTFEGVFFNTPKRQLRADFMELTDSFYYYNDVALDAKILRLPYKGKKFSMFILLPKTMGNIEVLTQNLVNDQLKRMQWAMESVKVKVTMPKFKFDFDKNLKPTLQALGIHDIFTSDASLPGLARGAGVAEVLKVSNVFQKSGIDVNEKGTEAYASTVVEIDNKFGGTPLIEEFNVNQPFLFFIEEEATGNIIFAGKVLEPTI; this is encoded by the coding sequence atgataaGACATAGTTTCATAGTGTTTTTGTGCGGTATTGCACTAGCTCAAGCGACGGCATTAAACGGAATTGTGGCACCAACACAGGCACCCAATGCATTGCCAACTATTCCAAGCGGTATCTTTTTACCGGATGCGCAACTCCAAGCATCGGCACCAGTTGGCGATTATGATTTCGACGACTATGTGCCATATCGCAGTGATACATTAGATCTCTTTTCATGGTCACTGCTGAAACAAGTGCTGAGTGAGGAGCCCGGTAACGTCATCATATCGCCCTTCTCAGTCAAACTGTCTTTGGCGCTATTAGCAGAAGCTGCGGGCAACGGTTCGCAGACACAGCGTGAACTCTACAGTACATTGACGGACATCAGGCAGCCGGATAACTTGCGTGGCTTTTACAGAAAAACATTGAATGTACTTAAAAAGGAAAATCCATATTTTACATTGAATTTGGAGTCCAAACTTTTCACAGATGTTGAAGTTGAGCCGCAACAACGTTACGCTGCCATACTGCATAGCTACTATCAAACCGATATCGAGCGTTTGGATTTTACAAAAGGTAGCGAGTCGGCGTATGTGATCAATAGCTGGTGCAACAATGTTACGCATGGACGCCTAACTCAACTCGTAAATGAGGGCAATGTACAGAATAATATTTTACTCATGGCAAATGTGTTGTACTTTAATGGTTTATGGCGTACGCCATTCAATAACACTTTCGAAGGTGTCTTCTTCAATACGCCAAAGAGACAATTGCGCGCCGACTTTATGGAGCTTACAGATTCCTTCTACTATTACAATGATGTTGCATTAGATGCGAAGATCTTGCGCTTACCTTATAAGGGTAAGAAGTTCTCCATGTTCATTTTATTGCCTAAGACAATGGGTAACATTGAGGTGCTTACACAGAATTTGGTCAATGACCAATTGAAACGTATGCAATGGGCTATGGAGTCGGTCAAAGTGAAGGTAACAAtgccaaaattcaaatttgacTTTGACAAGAACTTGAAACCCACACTGCAAGCTTTGGGCATACATGATATTTTCACGAGCGATGCGTCGTTGCCGGGTTTGGCGCGCGGTGCAGGTGTTGCTGAAGTATTAAAAGTATCGAATGTATTTCAGAAAAGCGGTATTGATGTGAACGAGAAGGGCACCGAAGCCTACGCTTCAACAGTCGTGGAGATTGACAACAAGTTCGGTGGCACGCCACTCATCGAGGAGTTCAACGTCAATCAACCGTTTCTTTTCTTCATTGAAGAAGAAGCCACTGGAAATATAATTTTCGCCGGCAAAGTACTAGAGCCAACAATTTGA